From Xenopus tropicalis strain Nigerian chromosome 3, UCB_Xtro_10.0, whole genome shotgun sequence, the proteins below share one genomic window:
- the vgf gene encoding neurosecretory protein VGF, protein MNIDVSEGGTEQRGQGEGGEGGEGRGREGRTRDQGLVEYLKQPPLSLVLKFALSLGEATDTGETNYTETAERERDHPRLQETKMFQAPPLLLTLSLTILHSHFYNAVPIGEEQRHQAIHPNPHDSSAYPSEVVDHQDVSSLPRSQHDNREGNEESESTQMHPPNTSDEGDELFKDISPKALAAVLLQALNSDGEEQTPSTLAERTPSEDHKALKDEKDDGQTERVRSRSQSLEKEEGIREDAKMGDEEDLESVKSLLQELESFQPPPKPEQTEQNTIPVNDDLEELKELLGIGNEIEEEKRTPIQPDSESSRRWDGEEESENLAGVAQDLLLQYVLNGGGDEGEQDEEEKNQDEEEGEEADDYQGGDFAGGQKSMLEDEEDANVQEKRSNDDDDDEVDPQTIDKLIELSSRLHLPADDVVDIITDVEKRRRRRMKKKKARDDYPGRKERTRAPPQSWDTPKPAYYPRRRLEQEPVWNKVQDPVWNRVQEPIWSKKKEPRWNNWAEPRWNKVQQPSWNKVQQPSWNKVQQPSWNKVQQPNWKKMQDPSWNKVQQPSWNKVQEPSWNKVQEPSWNKVQEPSWNKVQDLNWNKVPDSSWNEIEKPSWNKIQKSSWDNMQDSSWNKVKQPSWRKVMEPPPRRYRTRPASFPNYMRPRAFQSPPRYYYKPPPPQIDDYFDEDKDRQEEMENYIERLLLTHPEVFQ, encoded by the exons ATGAACATTGACGTCAGCGAGGGCGGGACCGAGCAGAGAGGGCAGGGGGAGGGAGGAGAGGGAGGGGAGGGcagggggagggaggggaggacACGTGACCAGGGGCTGGTGGAATATTTAAAGCAGCCGCCGCTGTCCCTGGTGCTGAAATTCGCGCTGAGCCTCGGAGAAGCAACAGACACCGGAGAGACAAACTACACTGAGACTGCGGAGAGGGAAAGAGACCACCCGAGACTGCAAGAAACAA AAATGTTTCAAGCTCCCCCTCTCCTCCTCACCCTTTCCCTTACCATCCTACATTCCCACTTCTATAATGCCGTTCCTATTGGAGAGGAGCAGAGACACCAGGCAATACATCCGAATCCCCACGACAGCTCTGCTTATCCCTCTGAAGTTGTAGACCATCAGGACGTATCTTCACTTCCCAGAAGCCAACATGACAACAGGGAGGGTAATGAGGAGAGCGAGTCCACACAAATGCATCCTCCGAATACGTCAGATGAGGGAGATGAATTGTTTAAAGATATCAGTCCGAAGGCCTTGGCTGCTGTCTTGCTACAAGCCCTTAATTCTGATGGGGAAGAGCAGACCCCTTCAACCTTGGCAGAGAGAACTCCCTCAGAAGATCACAAAGCACTGAAAGATGAGAAAGATGATGGTCAGACAGAAAGAGTAAGGAGTAGATCACAAAGTTTAGAGAAAGAGGAGGGCATTAGAGAAGATGCAAAAATGGGGGACGAAGAAGACTTAGAGAGTGTGAAGTCATTGTTGCAAGAGCTGGAGAGCTTCCAGCCTCCACCTAAACCAGAGCAAACTGAACAGAATACAATCCCTGTAAACGATGACTTAGAAGAGCTAAAGGAGCTTCTAGGTATAGGTAATGaaatagaagaagaaaaaaggacCCCAATCCAACCTGACTCAGAATCATCCAGGAGGTGGGACGGAGAAGAAGAAAGTGAGAATCTAGCTGGTGTTGCTCAAGACCTTCTGCTACAATATGTCCTGAATGGTGGTGGAGATGAAGGAGAGCAGGATGAGGAAGAGAAGAACCAAGATGAGGAAGAAGGTGAAGAAGCAGATGATTACCAAGGAGGAGACTTTGCTGGAGGTCAGAAGTCTATGTTGGAAGATGAGGAAGATGCGAATGTCCAAGAGAAAAGATCaaatgatgatgacgatgatgaggtTGATCCCCAAACCATTGACAAGCTGATTGAGCTCTCTAGTCGCCTGCATCTTCCAGCTGATGATGTTGTTGATATCATAACTGATGTTGAaaagaggagaaggagaaggatgAAAAAGAAGAAGGCAAGAGATGATTATCCTGGAAGGAAGGAACGGACAAGAGCCCCACCACAATCTTGGGACACCCCAAAACCTGCCTATTATCCCAGGAGAAGGCTGGAGCAAGAGCCAGTCTGGAATAAAGTGCAAGATCCAGTCTGGAACAGGGTTCAAGAACCAATCTGGAGTAAGAAAAAGGAGCCAAGGTGGAACAACTGGGCAGAGCCAAGATGGAATAAAGTGCAACAACCAAGCTGGAATAAAGTGCAACAACCAAGCTGGAATAAAGTGCAGCAACCAAGCTGGAATAAAGTACAGCAACCAAACTGGAAAAAGATGCAAGATCCAAGCTGGAATAAGGTGCAACAGCCAAGCTGGAACAAGGTGCAAGAGCCAAGCTGGAACAAGGTGCAAGAGCCAAGCTGGAACAAGGTGCAAGAGCCAAGCTGGAACAAAGTGCAAGATTTAAACTGGAACAAGGTGCCAGATTCCAGCTGGAATGAAATAGAAAAGCCAAGCTGGAATAAGATACAAAAATCAAGTTGGGATAATATGCAAGACTCAAGCTGGAATAAGGTGAAACAGCCAAGCTGGAGAAAAGTTATGGAGCCACCTCCCCGTAGATATCGCACACGCCCTGCCTCATTCCCAAACTATATGCGTCCCAGGGCTTTTCAGTCTCCTCCGCGATATTACTATAAACCTCCTCCCCCTCAGATTGATGATTACTTTGATGAAGACAAGGATAGGCAGGAGGAGATGGAGAACTACATTGAAAGGCTCCTGCTGACCCATCCTGAGGTCTTCCAGTGA